One segment of Hippopotamus amphibius kiboko isolate mHipAmp2 chromosome 2, mHipAmp2.hap2, whole genome shotgun sequence DNA contains the following:
- the GTF2A2 gene encoding transcription initiation factor IIA subunit 2, translating into MAYQLYRNTTLGNSLQESLDELIQSQQITPQLALQVLLQFDKAINSALAQRVRNRVNFRGSLNTYRFCDNVWTFVLNDVEFREVTELIKVDKVKIVACDGKNTGSNTTE; encoded by the exons ATGGCATATCAGTTGTACAGAAAtaccactttgggaaacagtcttCAGGAGAGCCTCGATGAGCTTATACAG tctCAACAGATTACCCCCCAGCTTGCCCTTCAAGTTCTACTTCAGTTTGATAAGGCTATAAATTCAGCATTGGCACAGAGAGTCAGGAACAGAGTCAATTTCAGG ggcTCTCTAAATACATACAGATTCTGCGATAATGTGTGGACCTTTGTATTGAATGATGTTGAATTCAGAGAGGTGACAGAACTTATTAAAGTGGATAAAGTGAAAATCGTAGCCTGTGATGGTAAAA